In Halogranum gelatinilyticum, the DNA window CGGCGGCACGCCGAAATGTGCCGGTTCGTCGACGTAGCCGTCGACGAGCGTCACCGACAGGTCGGCGGGGTCAGTCATGGCCGGTCGTTTGCGACCGACGGGTAAAACGGTGCGGTTCCGGGGCGACGGCTGTCGCCACTGACGGGCACTGACGGCCGCTGTGACAGCGGCCGTGGTCGCTCAGACGTAGATGTAGCCCTCGATGGCGGTCAGCTCGTCGTCCGTCGTCAGGTTGGCCGACCCCCGTGTGTTGCGGTAGGTGCTCACCGTCGCGACGACGGCGTCCAACGCGTCGCCGCCGTCGTCTTCGAGTGCCCGTTTCCGGACGTCGGCGGCGATGGTGATGCCGTGCTCTGCGAGACCGTCGAGGATCTCCTCGCGGCGTTCGCGGCCCGCCTCGGAGCCGTCTTTGTACTTCGTGTGGTGGAGACCGAGGTCGTCCAGCGTTCCGGCGGGGTAGACTTCGAGGAGCGAGGGTTTGTCGGCACTGGGTGACTGCATCGGATGGACGCGAACCCGGCCCGCGGTGACGAGCGGCCGGAGGACGTCGCGGATGCCGTAGAAGGTCTGTGACTGGAGGCGGATGTCGTACGGCGAGAGCGCCGCCATCGGCTCGTCGGTCGCTCGGAACAGTTTGGTCTTGTCACCGTCGCCGACGAGCTCCGCGCGCTCGGTACAGCGGGTGCGAAGCTCCTCCGGCGAGCTGTAGATGCTCGGAAAATTGACGAGAAACGTCTCCCAGTCGTCGACACCGACGAGCGGACCCGGAAGCCCGAACGGGAAGTCGAGACCGACCGCGGTCCCCGCCGGGAGACCGCCGAGAAAAGCGGTCAGTGCCGGGAGAATCCGGTTACGGGCCGCCGGGAGGTCGAACCACTCGGTCGCCGGTCGGCAGTCGCGAACATTGAGTCCGTCGCAGTCGACAGTGTCGGTCGGCTCGGCTCCGCCGTCGGCGTCCATGTCGTCTCGCTCGACAGCTTCGATAGTACCCTCCGCCAGCCAGATGTTCCGTCCGGCATCCTGCGCGCCGCTGAAGTCCACACCGTAAACACGAGAGGGAGGGGAGAACGTTCGCATGAGACTCACATCACTTCTCCGACATAAAAGCACTCCGAATGGTGCGGCGGTGGCCGGGACCACCGGCGGGAACGGCCGCCCCCGCGCCACTTATGGGGTTCGACCCGCTATTTCCTCGTATGCCTGCCACCCTCGAAGTCAAGTGTACCAGCTCCGAGTGCGAGCTCGATATGTTCGAGATGCACTACACCTACGATATGCCCGACGACGTGGGTGTCGAGGACTTCGCTTGCCCGTACTGCCGCGAGACCGAGACGCTGGAGGTCATCGAGCTATGAGCGGGTTACGAGAGTTCGGCGAGAGCGCGGTCAACGCGGTGCTCAACAAGGCTGGCCGGGGCATGAGCAAGGTCCAAGAGCGCAAGCCGCTCCCCTACGACCTGCTGGAGAGCGACGACGCATACCTCGTCGTCTTCGACGCCCCCGGCGCGACCCAGAGCGACATCCAGGTACGGTTCCTCGAGGGCGAGGTGCAGGTCCGCATCGACCGCTTCCGCGACTTCTACGAGGGCTTCGAGACGCGCTTCCCCGGCCGCGGCCTGTCGCTCGACGGCTCGGCGCAACTCCCCGACGACGCCCTCGTCGTCCCCGGCGAGGCCTCGGCGACGCTGACGAAAAGCGGGACGCTGCAGGTCCGCATCCCCAAGAGCGACGAGGCCCAAGACGTCACCGTCGAGGAGGAACCGGACGAGCCGGAG includes these proteins:
- a CDS encoding DUF7559 family protein produces the protein MPATLEVKCTSSECELDMFEMHYTYDMPDDVGVEDFACPYCRETETLEVIEL
- a CDS encoding DUF429 domain-containing protein, with translation MDFSGAQDAGRNIWLAEGTIEAVERDDMDADGGAEPTDTVDCDGLNVRDCRPATEWFDLPAARNRILPALTAFLGGLPAGTAVGLDFPFGLPGPLVGVDDWETFLVNFPSIYSSPEELRTRCTERAELVGDGDKTKLFRATDEPMAALSPYDIRLQSQTFYGIRDVLRPLVTAGRVRVHPMQSPSADKPSLLEVYPAGTLDDLGLHHTKYKDGSEAGRERREEILDGLAEHGITIAADVRKRALEDDGGDALDAVVATVSTYRNTRGSANLTTDDELTAIEGYIYV
- a CDS encoding Hsp20/alpha crystallin family protein, producing the protein MSGLREFGESAVNAVLNKAGRGMSKVQERKPLPYDLLESDDAYLVVFDAPGATQSDIQVRFLEGEVQVRIDRFRDFYEGFETRFPGRGLSLDGSAQLPDDALVVPGEASATLTKSGTLQVRIPKSDEAQDVTVEEEPDEPERIRLDDDEDSVDDNDE